The sequence GAAATTCAACGCTGCGGTTCGTGCCTCAAGGCGGCGAGAAACAGAGTCTGGCCCTAGCGCAGTTGTTCAAACGGATTCAGGAACGCAACTCGAAATTACCAATCTCACCCGTTACGGGCATCCCTTAATCTGGAAAGCCCAGACACTTAATATTCGCCTAGATGAGATTAAATTCACAAACAGTGAACGCCCCCATAAATTATTAGCAGTTGCACAGATAGATGGTGAGATTGGGGAAAATGGAAAACCCGCCTACCGCAACCTGGGGACAGTTAGCCAACAATCTGTGACTGACCACAACCTCAAATCGGGGATGACCATGCAGGGAGCTAAACTCCTAGAACTAAAACCAGAACTTACTAGAAGCCAAACTAAATTACTTTTCGACAAGGCACAAGAGGCGGCTCTCGCATTTTACGCTTCTATCCCAGAGTCAGAAAAACTTGCATCCGCCGCCGCCGCTTGGAATATCTGTGCATCCCGCCAGGATGAACTCGAAGTTGCACGTAAAGAAAACGCAAACCCCCAGGCGATCGCTAAAAAAGTCTCCAATTTTGCTTTCGCTGCTTTCCCCAATGAGATTATCTCCCGCTTGGAGAAACTGCAATTTAGCGAACCGAAGTTAGTCACACTTAATAATGAAGCAAATCAATTTTTGGGCAGAAAGTGGAACCCAGAGGAAAAACACCCCATAGAAATCAGAGCTAGCCACCACCCACCGGGACATGAACGCCACGTTTCCAGACTAATGTTTGTCCAGGATGCTGACGGCGAATATAAGGAATTCGCCATGCTCGAAACCAGGGGCGGAATGTTACCAATTGGCTCAAAGGCGCAAGCTAATTTCATTGGGGTAGAACCTGCTACTGCCAAATCTTCTATTGGACTGCCAGGAAACGAGTCGGTTGAAATTACTATCCGTGAACTCAAGAACTTCTCTTATGCAGGACTTGTTTTTAACGCCGAACCCGTAAACTTAGAATTTGGCACTGTGCCGATTCCTGATAAAACAGTAAAAATCAAAATTGATGCTTTGACTCTGGGGGAGTTAGACAGTGATTCTGTCCAACAGTTAAAACAAATTGATTACCTGAAAAATGGTAATCCTCTAAAGTTAAAACTTACTTCTATCTCCGAAACTGGAGATCAAGCTTTTGTCCTGGGTGAATCTCCTAATGGGAATCTCCTCAAAATTAATAAAATTAACTTTTATGATTTTTCTGGTCAGACATTCGATGATTTGGATTACCGAAAACTGACTATCCAAACCTCAGCTTCTAAAACCAGAGATGCCGTATTTTTAAATGGTGAACCCTTGGGGGTATTACACTTCAAAAAAGACAAAGACGCGCTCAGACAGCTTGGGCTACTCAAACCCAAACAAGTTACACCCGCGCCTGCAATCATTGAAAGTAATTTTTCTGTTATTTGCGCTCAAATTGACCCTAATACCGTCGAATATCCCCAGAAATGGACGAAGGAATTTCAGGCTTTTGGGACTCAATCAGTTAATTTTGAACAACAAGAGATGATTGAGAGTAGTGCGAATATTCTACATCATATTAAAGAGCGCCCTACTTTCTTATTTTCGACAGAATCAAACAAAAAACTTGGAGTCATGGGCTTGGCTGTTGACAACCAGAAAGTTGATACTGTAACTAAATGGTTAACTGCTCAAAATGTTAAATTCTCGCTTGCCCCAACAGAAGATGTTATAAGGGAAACTAAAAAAGGTCTAGCGGTATTTAACTTGGTTGATAGCTCCATTCCTGCCAAAACTTTAGAGAGCATGGCCAAGAAATTTGGGGCTGTGATTGAAACGGATAGTGAGTATCAACAAAGAGTTAATTCCCTCGCCACACGACCGCAGTTTTTGAAACCTCCATCTCAATCAGCATTGTTCCCACCTCAACAAAGCGCTCAATTCCACCCAAACCAAGAGGTTCAAAATATCGCCCCTCCTGTCATCAAAGGCAAACCGATTCCGATGAACTACCCTTTAATGATGCATGGCGACACTAATCCAATACTAGTAGATACTTGCATTGATGCGATGAGAGGATATGGTCGAACTCATACCACCAGAGCTTATCAACCATACAAACAGTATGGGTTTAAGGAAGGTGATATTGCTCTGGCGACAGGCATTGATAAGCAAGTTGCCTTTCGAGTCGGTAAGCAGTATCAAATCACACCCTCTATGATTGCTGACCCCGTTTATCAACAGCAGTGGGCTGATATGGAAAAGCACTCACCCAAAGCATTACCAGAACTGTTTACCGAAAAACAGCAGGTGTGGGGACTACATATTGAACCCTTGGGGGATTATGTGGAGGGTTTTATAGTCCCGTTTCCTGAACCACAAAATAGAGCCGCACTTGAAGCAACAGTCCAAACTCAATCAGTTACTATTGATGACTTGAGAAATTGGTACAATGCCGCAGATAAGTTAGGGAAGTCGGAGAATTACAAAAAACGCATTGTAGAAGTGGCCAATCAGTTTAAAGCTGGTGAGCAATTGTCAGCCGAAGCGTTGACAGTAATGAATAAAGATAAATTTGAACTTGAAGCCATCAGTCGGTTGACTCAAATTGCTCAAAGGATTGGCATGGTTTGGGGTAAGTCTGATGAAAATGGTACTAAAGTCCAAGGGAAAATTTATGACTTGGCTTTCAATACCCAGCAGAGGGATTTAACTATTTTGCAGAAAAATGGGGAAGTAGTTTTAAACTTACAATCTGGCAAGGTGCAGACTAATAAAGTAACTCCACAGATATTGCAAACTTTTGAGGATGCTAATACTCAAATTGATCAAATATTAGCTAAATCTCAAACACAAAAAACAGACTTACAAAGATAGATTTATCCTAGAATAGCCTTTTTCAGCAATAAAAAAGGAGAAGAACGCTATGGAGACAGCTAATCTAGAGCAAGCACAGGTTTCTTATAATCAAGGTTTGGCACATCTAAAGTCAGGTAATTTAGATGCAGTTATCGAGTGTTTTAGAGAGGCATTACTACTTAATCCTAATTTTGCTGAAGTTCACAATACTATAGGGATGATTCAGTTTCAAATCGAAAAGTATGAAGGTGCAATTCAGCTTTTTGATAACGCATTGTCAATGAATCCGAATTTTGCCGAAGCTTATAATAATCGAGGACTAGCTCGGTCAAAAATCTGTCATAAATCAGAATTCCCCAAGGTGATTGAAGATTACACTAAAGCCATTGCCCTGAATCCAAATTTAGTCCAAGCTTATATAAATCGCGCTGATACATACAAAAATCTAACTGGGGACAACCCAGCAGCTATCTTAGATTACAGTCAAGTAATTTCACTTGACCCAAACTGTTTATCAGCTTATATAAATAGGGCGAATATTTATTTCTTGTCTGGGGAATTAGAAAAATCACTCTCTGATTTAGAAAAGGTATTATCTCTGGATACTGATTGTGCAGAAGCATACTGTGGACGAGGAACAGTCAGATTTTATCTGGGCGATGTTGAAGGTGCTAAAAAAGATTTGTTTAAAGCTTTTGACTTGTATAAGGCGCGAGGAAATATGGTTTACTGTGCTTTTACTCGAAGTCTCATTATGGAGCTTTTTCGAGATTTTGAAGTTTATAAGGATTTGTTTGGAGTTGAAAGTGAGATAGCCAAATCGAAAAAGTAGCCACTTGACAAAAGTGGCTACAAATTTCATCCGAGAATCTGAATTACAGCCGCCAGAATTGACGCTGCTTTATTGCCAGTTGGGACGAATACTCGCTTTTTCCATTGAATGATCTCGGTGAAACATCCAACAGCCACCAGAGAGTCAGCCAACGAGATGGCATTCACTAGCTCTAGGCGTGCTTCACCAGCAACGAAAGACCGCCGCAGTGTGATTCCTCCCGGCAACTGCTGTGTATATCTCTCGTTCAGTACCAGCTTCACAAGTTCTTCTGGAGAAAGCACCTGGTTCCTTAGTCCGAGTTGTTCTCTGACAGTTTGAATGTCGTGAGCCGAAATCACCCGACCAAGAACTTTCTCGCCATCGCTGGTTTGCAATCGAAATACTCGACTGTTCTGCTGTGGCAGAGTTTTCCAAATCGGTAGAAGTATTCCAGTAATAAGGTGAATGTAATCAGTAGTGAACTGAGGCAGTTGGGAGATTTCCTTTGACCACGCTGCAACAAACGTATCAGCCGAAACCTGTTGCCAAGTGGAAGATTCCAACTTATCGACAGGTACGCGAGTCTCTTTCTGTGGTCGCACAAGTAAAACCCGTGGCACTACCCCACCTTCAGAGTCGAATACACTGTGAGTAAGAATAAATACTGCGGCTTGACCAGATTTCCCATTAAGCATGAGTTTTCCCTGGTATTTGTCAGCAAAATCCAACATCTCGTCAGATGTTTTGATGTTGTTCCTTTGGAGTCGCTCTACCTTGAGGTAATTAGTTACGCTGCCAGTCGTCGGATGAGTATACACCGATTCACAACTTTCAACAGTGAACTTTTCAGCCCTCAGCGTTTCTACTCCCACTTCAAAAATACCATTGGCGATCGCAGTTTCAATTTGCTGAGAAAGCAACAACTCGAACCGTTCGAAAATCACATTTTGCATCCTGATAGTCAAAGCCAGCAAGCGATTGAGGAATTGTCGCAACGGTGGGAGGTCTATCCGCATACCGCCTTCGTGAGATGTCAGAGACAACCCAGTCATCTGCTCAAAAGTCCCTAGAGGAACCTCATAAAATCGACCCTGGAATATTTGCTTGAATAACTCATACAAAGCGTACTCTGCGTACTGAGATTCTAGGTTATCCTTAGCCTCGAATATCCCGTTGCCCCCCGTTTGTCTCTGCCCCCGTGTGAGTGCGCCAAGACTGTCCAGCCGTCGAGCAATGGTGCTAATGAATCGACGTTCACCACGCACGTTGGTCGTCACTGGTCGGAATATTGGTGCAGACGCTTGGTTCGT comes from Nostoc punctiforme PCC 73102 and encodes:
- a CDS encoding tetratricopeptide repeat protein; its protein translation is METANLEQAQVSYNQGLAHLKSGNLDAVIECFREALLLNPNFAEVHNTIGMIQFQIEKYEGAIQLFDNALSMNPNFAEAYNNRGLARSKICHKSEFPKVIEDYTKAIALNPNLVQAYINRADTYKNLTGDNPAAILDYSQVISLDPNCLSAYINRANIYFLSGELEKSLSDLEKVLSLDTDCAEAYCGRGTVRFYLGDVEGAKKDLFKAFDLYKARGNMVYCAFTRSLIMELFRDFEVYKDLFGVESEIAKSKK